The Zingiber officinale cultivar Zhangliang chromosome 2A, Zo_v1.1, whole genome shotgun sequence genomic sequence gctgtcgtccagcttcgtccatctcttccgctcggatgcaggtgcgttcccacagacggcgccaatttgatcatgtccgaacgctgaatcgatggacgctgggcacgtggcgctcttccaacTGGTGGCGTGGACCTCTAACAggccgtatggatctccggcgaacctgcaaggaagccgggtcaggaaggggttcccgacgacgattctccgacgctcaagtcaggcaagaggaaaacgaaaAAGTGGCTCCGAATATGAGATATTGCGTACCTGcgtcgaagtctgagggctcttatatagagctgtaaGGAGACTTGTGCACACCTATCGAGGCATACACGtgttcttcaccataccttagtatAGGCTTACCAGAGAaacatgtctgacaccatactgctacagtccgagcacctctctgatgggacagcagaaccttctgccgtaagattctgcgtatggcttggtcatCGAACAtgtctgttgtcagaagatgttccccaatgttcccttgtccttgtctcttcttTCCTCGAGCCGACCGTCCATCCGCTCGGTCGGCAGTGGTCCGACCAGGCGTAGGTATCGATTCGACCGGGAAGATttcactccatcgcgtgctcggctgagactgttttTTCAGTCTTGATGCTTTACGCTCGGccaggcgaccctgttcaccatgagcgtcggaaacccgactccccgtcgggttgtctttgattccaccCGGACACGTTCGGCCGGTCGACCAACCCCCTCTCCGAGCGgccggacctcatgctgacccttttgacttctgacctccatgtATCATTGGCTCGCCACAAAGGGGGTCCCTCGCCCTTACTGCCAGATCATTATATAtaaatgataaattatagatgaAATAGATCCAAACGTTTTtgaaaaaatagaatattaacaATTACATGAAAATTTTTTCtccatttttccttttcccccgTGCAATCAAAATATCAAATTGTTACCATCATAATTCACCACAAATCTTATTTATgcacttaaaaaaaaatcataaaatatgaaTATAGTCATAGATTTTTAATACTTAAAGTGCACTTGATTTATTATATACTTTTTACGTACATAAATCAGGTTtttaaatgcataaataaagtttTTAAATGTATAActcagtttttttaaaaaaaaatctttacttaatatttatttattttattataaaatcatcaaattaaaattatatggCGTAAATTAGCTTTTATTGTTCATTTAATTCTAAGTAATTATATtgtattttgataaaatagtaaagatttatttttttttctattattattttaatataaatatctatgttaaaaaaataatctGATTCTAATATACAAAacatatatgaaaaaaaaaataaaagaatttattcaatctcattatagatttattattaataatcaaaattaaaattcaaaaataatataattaaaaatttaaatgaaaaactaattaaattttcaTTGGAAGATAgtatttaagaaaaaaatctgttaaaattttctaataatctTAAATCTTTTATACATACTAGTGTgatcataatataataatatataaattatttaggtCTTTAAAAATTcgaattatttggattttctagtgtcacGTTAGAGAATCCCAGCAATAAACTATTGTAATGAGCTTCcctatgtaaaaaattattttaatttaatattatacttatcttaataaaagaaactaagaaaagtatattttttaacatcgtcgacctaaaatatttatagaagcttctttgatcatagtgttgtcaattctaagatgtgggactaaagataactatattttttatataaaacaaccaaaattactaataaatcttggaattatttttagtgtgaatagaaaaaatgacagtaacgtaaattcattttaggcttcaccaaagttagttagtaaagggaggagatttttaataaaatactaagatatatatatatatatataactgaatatatttattggttgaaaaaattctaataagagaaaatcaatatttcttttctaaatgATGAAACTGGTAGATATTTTTCtataattcattatattaaaattttatcaaaaaaaatatgatagaaaatagttaatatatttaaaagaattaggtaaagtattttactttaaattatttagtaaaaaaaaattattataggtttttaaaaaaaaatttgcctAGGGTCTCGTGAAACCTTGAGACGGCCCTGACACTGAggacgagcgtattcgtcttttgtcaTCTTGTATAAGTATAGTGATGCTTGCCCCCGAATTTATGATGCAGCGGCAGAGCATCTAAGTTGTTAATTTATTATCTAGGTACCCGAAGTTTGATTCCCAGCTATAacgaatttatagaaatttttcttctAAATGGAACGCGCAATCAAAGGATGCTAAATTTTTTGATTACTCGCCATAAGTAgttctcgatttatcctgataGTCGATGAAAAAATTTCGTATGACTGAATTGATCACTCCAAGATTAATCAATGAGATTGATTAGATTTATCATCATTGTAAGCATAGTGAATTAGTGATGCCCCCTCCTGCCTTTTTGGCCTATGCATCATAGGTCGGTGCTTGTAAGCATAGAGATGCCCACTCCTCCTGAATCTTTCAACCCAAAAGCTAGTCGTGATCTTCACGATCTTCTTCCTGGCTGCATCTCCGAGGTCAATCCCACAAGCATCGGAAAGCCTTATCAGGTAGAGCAGGACGTCGAAAAGCTCCTTGCCCACCTGCTCCTTACGAGAGTAGCGTACCATGGCGAGGAGCAGATTTCTGGGGTTGTGGTACTGTTCCCAGTCCCTCTCCCTGGCAAACTCGTCGAACTTCCTGGAGAGGTCCTTGAGGCTCACGcttgcctcctcctcctcctcctcctcctcctctgctaCTGCTGTTGCTGCTCTCTGCTTCGCTTCTTCCATGTCTCCCTTCTTCCTCACTGGGAAGGCAGAGGAGGAGTTAAGAGGGGAGTTGATGCCTTCCCAAAGTGGGTATGGAATTTGGATAAAACGAGTGATGGTAAAGCAGAGCAAAAGAGCGAGGGATGGGACGTGGAAGAAGGCATGGTATGCGTCGACGAGGATGGCACATCAGTTGCTCGCTGCCTGAGTATCCATCACCGGCAATAGCACAAGGGTCGTCGCTGTTTGGTACTCTAGTGGTGTTTAGACTAGATTGAGGCTGGCGATACCGGTCGATGGATGAACCATCGAGGAGGAATCGAACGGTTCACGGGCGGGTTGGTACGATTTGTTTATACGGGATAAAAGGCGAATATATTCATCCCTAGTACTCCGTCAATTCGTCTCAGAATCAACATGGGTCCAGGATCATCACGGAGATTTATATAAGTTTACATTTGAGTAGGGAGGGTTGACGGTCCTTTTTAACAAGTTGggaaatttcaaattaaatccaATCTAAAATGGATGGTAAGTTAATGGACCATTATATATCCTACCTATGTTAAATTTGATCATTttgtaaataaatattttataaaaaaaaatctaataaaatttttaattcttaatttcacATTATACATATACCTCTAATATCTTAGTATGGTAATAAGATGGTTAGTACATTTTTCAATTAACCAGGATTTAATTTTCACGTAAGGCATACTTATAATGATTAAATTATTAGTGAAAATGGGGTGGTACATCAAAAGCTATCGTGCTTTCTAGATTTACTTAATAAACAAAATATAGGTTAAACGTCTATCTAAGATTAATCGAGTTATAAAATCTAGATAGCTTATATAACAAATAATTTACATGGAAGAATTCACAACTGttactaaaaaaaaattacttatatCACTATAAATTCATAATCcataattcaattttaaattttattttccttctCAACCAACAAGCCAACTTAATCCCCTCACAGGTCGACCTACCTAGACCTGCAACCAGTGTAGACTTATTCGGTTGCGTTCACTTTTAAATGTATTAATAAAATTTCAACTCGATCCACTTAAATTATTTGATAAGACGTATCAATTTGATATGTCCACTTAAATTGATGGCTCTAAGTTTATATACCAGTTATTGTTTGGTTTATGgtgttttatatatttattttaattaaatgatgaaatataatataatttaaaatgatgATGTGAATATTTGGAGGACAAatgctatttatttttatttataattataataattcttTAACTGAAATGATTATAATAtagaatagttttaaaagaaaactaaaatgaAAAGAAGGTATTTGTAATTACGATATTGAACTCTTTTGAAAAGGAACCATAATAAagtctcaaataatttttgaaaatgaatatgaagtaaaattataattttgcaaTTTTGTGAAAggcaatattttataaattaaaggaTTAGAATATAACATTGTCGAGTATAAAaatgaaaatgtaaaataaaaCTCCCTTGATTCTTCACGACTAAGAATAGGTCTGTGTAGACTACGCCCAATCTCCCAtcagatcagctctccctcattTTTGATCTGATTTCGTTCGGCGAATCTTTTGTGAAAGATGAATATTTTCTCCAAGAAACCCACAGCCAAAGGTGAATCCCCCTCCCTTTTCTCGTTGGATTGATCCGTTTGTTATCTCTTTAGAATTTGTATTCGTTCTGTATTACTCTCCAGAACTTCTCTGCAGAACTTCATTAGATCGAAATTGAGGTGTTTTATCCGATTGatgtaaaaataaatttaatacaaGGGATAAGTCGTCGTGTTCGATGATGAATTTTGCTTTACGAGGCTCTGCCTTATCTCTTCCACAGAAAAAAGCTGAAATTTTGTCTTCTACTACCCCCTTTGATGAATGGCCTTAGTAAAATTTGAATTTGTTTTAACCGCAGAGGCTCTACGAGCTAGTAAGAGGGAGATAGCAAACTCTACCAGAGGTAttatttttatgttgcttaaggTATTTCGAAAGTAATTTCACtctgtttagatttttttatctTTATCAAAATGTGATAGATGCTATCTTCATATGCGCTGTTTATGTAGCTTTAAGGTACAGATAGATGCTATCTATATGACTATATCTAGCTTGTTACATAACCAGTAAATATAGACTAAGACAATGATAATGAAAACGAAATATACTTGGATGTAGGCAAACTTAAATAGTTAACAAAGAATGAAACCAATGATCCCTTTGACTTTAGATCAATTAGCGCATTGATAAAGGTAAAGTTCAATGATacttttcttgttatctttggAATATGCTGTTGTGAGGTTTGAGTAATTACCAATGTAGAAGCACCCTATCACTAGGCATGATCCTTAAGATGTTTCTGTCTTGAGTTTTCTTGGAGAGTAGCCTCCTTGatgatcaatattttatttttatcatccTAGTAAAAAACTCCGCCCATGACGAACTAGTCATAGTTGGTCCTAAGCCCAGATAAAGGAGGAAGGTTGCGTTAGGTTATCCCAgcattaaaactatgacaaatattcaatgaatggatctaTTAAACTCTTGTGCTAATGCTACGTTGTTCCCTGGAAGGAACACGCTATAGGATCTGATTATAACGTCTCGGTAAGAGCCGCTACATCTTCAGAACTCGGATGTAgtattaaatatgcaagagttcgcgttgcaGGGTCTGACTATAACGTATCGATAATGACCACTACATcttcatgagaacttgggtgtagtgttaaatagtcAAGAGTTCTCATACCataagttggataagaacaaatattataggaaaactaataatctaatatttggaACATAGAACATAAGAACCCTCACTGTAAATCAATGaaagtagtagatatgatgattaggagaagaattagtattttatatgtacaagagacaaaatgggtaagcgagaaggcaaagatgatagaaaactcgggttttaaattatggtacacaggaaagagtaaagcaagaaatgaagtAGGCATtcttgtagatagtttgttaaaggatgaaattgtaggagtagttagaaaaggggatagaattatagcccttaagataatagtgacaaaagaaattatgaacataattagtgtatatgcaccgcaagtaggattagataaagCTACCAAAGCAAGGTTTTGggacgacttagatgaaatattacaaaacattctgtcaaataaaatgattttaataggaggtgatctaaatggccaTGTCAaagtgaaaaataaggaatatgagagagtacataggattatgggtttggaatgagaaatgaggaaaggaaaactatattagattttgtgatagcatatgtccttatattagctaatatgtttttttgagaaaaaaaaagaacacttagtcacattcaaaaatgataataataaatcgcaaattgactttcttatgattagaaagaaagatagaaagatttgtaaagattgcaaggtcatcccTAGATAaatttaactacccaacataggttagtagtgttggatatacgcctcaaatataatatcaatagaaagaaaatatatacgactcctaaaattaagttgcggaagttaaaagatgggaaataaaatatatttaaggagaaggtaggagtacaaacattaggtaaaatatatgatgcctctaatacaacatgggataagatggtatcaaagttgaaaatagtagctaagagtgtttTCGGTGAGTTAAAggaacatgcaccactaagtaaggaattttggtggtggaataagaaagtacaagagaaagtgaaggaaaatgaatagcttataaggaattatatatttgtaaaaacgaggaaaattttaaaaaatatacaatagcccagAAGGAagttaagaaagtagtgaatgaagcgaaaaatgaaacttttgaataatTATatcaaaattggatacaaaagaaggaaagagacatttatagaatagctaaagtaagataaaagaaaacaagagatcttatccaaataaaatgtattaaagataaatgtaatagggtactagtaaacgatggagaaataaaagagcggtggaagatgtattttcatcaactttttaatgaaggtttagatgatcaacttaacttaggtaatttaagtaggtcaaatgagtatagaaatttaaatttttatcatagaattcaaacttcagaattaaaacaagctttaaattggatgcataatggaaaaattgtccagatgatattccgatagagatatggaagtgcctaggaaaaaaaggtattgaatgacttacaaaactatttaatatgatattgaaaacgaaaaaaatgtttaattaatagaggataagtactctagttcccttctataagaacaaaggagacacacaaaattgtgtaaactataagggtgcgtttggttcaagttatcatgtataaccttggttatatgattaccaggtaatcacataaccgaggttatggggaataaaacataaccaaatgttgtttggttcaacttaggtaatgtaacaaaaacttgtttgtttgaaggttttaatgaataccttagtttaatattttaccgtattaccctcagttacaaaatcaactaaacatattattattattattatttatttatttttt encodes the following:
- the LOC122044089 gene encoding uncharacterized protein LOC122044089, translated to MEEAKQRAATAVAEEEEEEEEEASVSLKDLSRKFDEFARERDWEQYHNPRNLLLAMVRYSRKEQVGKELFDVLLYLIRLSDACGIDLGDAARKKIVKITTSFWVERFRRSGHLYAYKHRPMMHRPKRQEGASLIHYAYNDDKSNQSH